The genomic stretch CTGGTGGTGATCAACTGGGTGCTGTGGGTCGGCCCGATCGGGGTGTTCGCGCTGGCGCTGGTAGTGGGTGCCAGGGCGGGGACCGGGGCGTTCGGCGCGCTGATCCACTATATCCTCGTCGTCGCGGGGGTGGGATTCGTCGTCGCCTTGTTCGCCTATCCGGCGGCGGTGATCGGCGGGCGGATCGGGCTTGCCCGCTATGCCCGCGCCGCGCTGCCCAGCCAGGCGGTGGCGTTCAGCACCCAGTCGTCGCTCGCGACGCTGCCGGTGATGATCGAAGGCGCGAGTGCGATCCGCATACCCGTCGCAGTATCGGGGGTCACGCTGCCGCTCGCCGTCGCGATCTTTCGCGCGACCGGGCCGGCGATGAACTTCGCGGTCGCGATCTATGTCGCCGAATGGTTCGGCGTACCGCTGAGCCCCGCGACGCTCGCGGTGGGGACGGTGGTCGCGACGCTGACTTCGCTCGGGTCGGTCAGCCTGCCCGGCACCGTCAGCTATGTCAGCGCGATCGCCCCCGTCGCGGCGACGATCGGCGCCCCGGTGGCGCCGCTGGGGCTGCTCGTCGCGGTCGAGACGCTGCCCGACATCATGCGGACGGTGGGCAACGTCACCTGGGACCTGGCGGCGACGGCATGGCTGTCGCGCGGCGCCGGCGACGTGCCGATGGACGAGGCGGACGAGATCGTGCTGCGCGAGTAGTTGGCGGCGGGCTGAGAAGGTTTTTTCGCGCAAAGACGCAAAGGCGCAAAGAGGGTTTGCCCGGCCCGCGCGCTTTTCAGACAATCGGCGCGACAGCGCCCCTGATGCGAGCGCCGCACGCCTCTCCAGAGCAGCCACTGGGGCTCTTCTTTTTCTTAGCGCCTTTGCGTCTTTGCGCGAAAAACCTTCTTCCCTGCGCTCCTTTGCCGCGAACAACGGAGTCATTGACGCGCCCCTGTGCCTCCCGCCTTATGCGCCCTGCGGCCAACGAGTCGCGCCGCCGGGCGGGCAACAGGGGAGAGGCAAGCATGCACCATCACAAATTCGCGCGCGTCGCGCTCGCGCTCGCGATGATCGCGACCCCGATCGCCGCCGCGCAGGACGCCCCGCGCCGCATGACCAGCGACCAGGCACAGGCGCAGATGATGGCGCAGCTCGGCATCCAGGCGATGATCCCCGGCCCGAGCGGCGACGAAAATGCGCCGAACCACGCCAATTATGACGAGGCGCTCGCCAACCCGTTTCCAACGCTCCCCGACCCGCTGACCACCAACGCCGGGCGGAAGGTCACCACCGCCGACCAATGGTGGAAGCTGCGCCGGCCCGAAATCGTCGAGGGCTTCGAGCGCGAAGTCTATGGCCGCGTGCCCGCCACCGCCCCGCGCATCCGCTGGACCGTCACGGCGACCGATCGCGAGCGGATCGGCTTCACCCCGGTGATCGCGCGGCGCGTGATCGGCCATGCCGACAACGCCGCCGCACCCGGTATCACGGTCGACATCCGGATGGTCGTGGTGACGCCCGCCAACGCCAAGGGGCCGGTGCCGCTGTTGATCCTGTTCGGTCGCGACGATTTCCCCGCGCCGTCGCAACCGACGCGCACCGAGTTCGAGCGGATCGACGCCGCGATCAAGAAAGCGCTGGTCGCGCAGGACCCCGGGCTCGCCGCGATCTTTGCCGCGCACCCCGCCTATCCGCTCGCGCAGGAGCCGCCCTTCCGCTTTCCCGAGCGCGACGCGCGCGGCGACCTGCCTCGCACCGACCAGCTCATCGCGGCGGGCTGGGGCTATGCGCTGCTCGATCCGGGGACGATCCAGCCCGACAGCGGCGAGGGGCTGACCGAGGGGGTGATCGGCCTGTCCACCCGCGGCCAGCCGCGCAAGCCCGACGATTGGGGCGTGCTGCGCGCCTGGGGCTGGGGCGCCAGCCGCGCGCTCGATTATCTCGCGACCGATCCGACGATCGACGCCGCGCGGATCGGAGTCGAGGGCGTGTCGCGCTATGGCAAGGCGGCGTTGGTCGCGGCGGCGTTCGACGAGCGGTTCGCGGTGGTGCTCGTCGGATCGTCGGGCAAGGGCGGCGCCACGCTGCTGCGGCGCAATTTCGGCGAGGCGGTGGCCAGCCTGACCGGCGGCGAGCATTATTGGATGGCGGGCAATTTCCTCAAATATGGGGCGGCAAAGGCGGACACGCTGCGCAACGCGGGCGACCTGCCGGTCGATTCGCACGAGCTGATCGCGCTGGTCGCGCCGCGCGCAGTGTTCCTCAGCTATGGCATCCCCGAACAGGGCGACGCCCGCTGGCTCGACCAGCGCGGCAGTTTCATGGCGGCGATGGCGGCGGGGCCGGTGTTCGAACTGCTCGGCGTGAAGGACCTGGGCGTGGGGTACGACTATCGCGCAGCGGTGCTACCGCCGGTGAATAGCGGGCTGCTCGACGGGCGGCTGGCGTGGCGCCAGCATGACGGCGGGCATACCGACCAGCCGAACATGCGCTATTTCATCCCCTGGGCGGACCGGCAATTGGGGCGGTAGGGGGCGGCGCCCAAAACGCTCTGTTCCCGGCGTCGAGGATGGCGCTAAGCTAGGCGCTCGTCCGCCCCCCGCCGAAAGACCCGCCGATGCTGGAAATGCGCCCCGACTGCGAACGCTGCGGCGTCGATCTCCCCGCCGATGAGGGCGGGGCGTTCATCTGCTCGTTCGAATGCACCTTCTGCGCCAACTGCACCGATGCACTGGACGAACGCTGCCCCAATTGCGGCGGCGAACTGCTCGACCGCCCGGCAAGAGTAGACGCCGCACTGGAACGCCACCCCGCGTCCACGGAGCGGCGGGGCCCAGGCTAACAATTCCTCCCCGGAACGGGGAGGAGCCTTTGGGGTCTAAATTCCTCCCCGGAACGGGGAGGGGGACCGCGCCCGCAGGGCGTGGTGGAGGGGCCCGCCGCGCAGACGGCGGGAGCCGCTATCGGCAAGCGACCCGCGCGCCTGGCGGCGCGCCCCCTCCACCATGCTGCGCATGGTCCCCCTCCCCGAGACAAGCTCGGGGAGGAATAGTTTTGGGGCGCCGTCTCAATTCCTCCCCGGAACGGGGAGGGGGACCGCGCCCAAAGGGCGTGGTGGAGGGGCCCGCCGCGCAGACGGCGGGCAACGCCAGCGGCAAGCGACCCCGCACCCCCCGCCACGCCCCGCGCCCGGCCCCCGCAAACCGCTGTCCTACACCCCGGCTTTCGTGCAAAGAACGCCGCGCCATGCAGCAGTCGCTTTGCCCCCTCCCGACCCGTCCGGCGCCCGCCCCCAATGCCCGGCGCCCGCACGCGCGGAACCCTAAACTTCGTAAACTTCGCCTCGTCCCGGCGCCCGCGCGCGGCGACGGTTTCGGTGGGGGCCGGGATGGCCTAGGACCCTCAACTTCGTCAACTTCGCCGGTGGTGGCACGATGAGTATCCCGCGTATCCTGATCATCGCCGGCTCCGATTCCGGCGGCGGCGCCGGTATCCAGGCCGATATCAAGACCGTCACGATGCTCGGCGGCCACGCAATGACCGCGATCACCGCGATCACCGCGCAGAACACGCTCGGCGTCTCCGCCATCCACCCGGTCCCCACCGACATGGTGATCGCCCAGATCGATGCGGTGATCCGCGACATCGGCGTCGATGCGGTCAAGATCGGGATGATCGGCTCCGCCCGCACCGCGCTGGCGGTGGCGGAAAAGCTGGGCGAGCTGCCCGGCGCGCCAATGGTGTTCGATCC from Sphingomonas hengshuiensis encodes the following:
- a CDS encoding dicarboxylate/amino acid:cation symporter — protein: MSQPTRILLSLIVGLTVGALLAGYAPETGLAVAEWAQPVGQAWLNGLQMTIVPLVVALLITGVTATAEAAQAGRLAGRAIGMYVGLLFLSASAAAVLTPLFLQIAPLPQESAASLRAALVGAEAIGPVPPLGEFLAAVIPANIVKAAADNAFLSLIIFSLIFAFAITRVGAEARATMTHFFVAVRDVMLVVINWVLWVGPIGVFALALVVGARAGTGAFGALIHYILVVAGVGFVVALFAYPAAVIGGRIGLARYARAALPSQAVAFSTQSSLATLPVMIEGASAIRIPVAVSGVTLPLAVAIFRATGPAMNFAVAIYVAEWFGVPLSPATLAVGTVVATLTSLGSVSLPGTVSYVSAIAPVAATIGAPVAPLGLLVAVETLPDIMRTVGNVTWDLAATAWLSRGAGDVPMDEADEIVLRE
- a CDS encoding alpha/beta hydrolase family protein, whose product is MHHHKFARVALALAMIATPIAAAQDAPRRMTSDQAQAQMMAQLGIQAMIPGPSGDENAPNHANYDEALANPFPTLPDPLTTNAGRKVTTADQWWKLRRPEIVEGFEREVYGRVPATAPRIRWTVTATDRERIGFTPVIARRVIGHADNAAAPGITVDIRMVVVTPANAKGPVPLLILFGRDDFPAPSQPTRTEFERIDAAIKKALVAQDPGLAAIFAAHPAYPLAQEPPFRFPERDARGDLPRTDQLIAAGWGYALLDPGTIQPDSGEGLTEGVIGLSTRGQPRKPDDWGVLRAWGWGASRALDYLATDPTIDAARIGVEGVSRYGKAALVAAAFDERFAVVLVGSSGKGGATLLRRNFGEAVASLTGGEHYWMAGNFLKYGAAKADTLRNAGDLPVDSHELIALVAPRAVFLSYGIPEQGDARWLDQRGSFMAAMAAGPVFELLGVKDLGVGYDYRAAVLPPVNSGLLDGRLAWRQHDGGHTDQPNMRYFIPWADRQLGR
- a CDS encoding DUF1272 domain-containing protein — translated: MLEMRPDCERCGVDLPADEGGAFICSFECTFCANCTDALDERCPNCGGELLDRPARVDAALERHPASTERRGPG